From the Hevea brasiliensis isolate MT/VB/25A 57/8 chromosome 13, ASM3005281v1, whole genome shotgun sequence genome, the window gggttagcacataaatttttcagaattttctgagctcatttaatgctcggaaaaacactgcgaagtttcgtgggacccaccaaataacggtgtcaaaaaaattcgaaatttatgtcgccgcgaagctctcgacgagtggagcgctcgggtactctcggttttctcgtggggtttactgtttgtgagaaatctagcccaaaagtcaaaatgggctaaaacttcccgggcaaaaattggacaaaccgctcgatggatctcggcgttcttggtgtctatggaaagctctcgacgagtagatgaatttagacacaagacccggtccgattggtggccgggaAGTCCAGGCGTCGCGCGCGCACTGCGCGTCCTTTCTgaggccgttttccggcgttccaggcggcggccggtcgTGGGGGAGGgccgaggtggggcgccggcgaggtgggtaggcaggggaggtggcggcgcggcaaggggaggagggaggagggagaaaagagagagagaaggggaggagatcgacgcgcgcgggaggaagaaggaagaaaaagaaaaggccagtCCGATTCGACTGGTCTGATCCGGTCGGGTTTGATTCGGACGGTCCGATTCAGGaaacaaaatttttgaatttttactttgtctcgggaccgaaaacgaggtccaaaaattccaaaaaaaattcagaaaactcagaaaaattcgtagactccaaatatatttttagttttgccacgtggtctttaaattaattttttaaaaatcatcaaagtttatattttcggaaaatcgaactcgatttttaaaatctgaaaaatctcaaataatttcttaaaatttaattaaaattaaaatatcaataatactcataaaataataaaatttaaaattttggagtgTTATAATTACTGTTAGTttcaataaaaataactaaaatacaggaactaatttaaaagttttatcaaattttaaagattaaattacaatttttcctattttttatggcttaaaaaaatataaagattCTGATAATTTCTAAATCATTTTTAATTGTCATCGGAATTAGTTCGATTAAGGTATAAAGAAGGATAATAGCGTGTGGTAtatgtttttaaaattaaaaaggaaaatagaAGTCCCATCTTATGCatgaaaaacaaaaaaagaaCATAAATTATTTAGCTCATAATATGTGAttaatgaatatataaaattttatgcgTGTAGATGATGTCAATTTCACATCATTCAAAAAGACccaataaattattaatgaattttaattaattataaattttagctTACTGTAACGCATACGAGGGTTTTTGCCATGTCACTATGCGTGTATTCatacattttatatttattattaaaattattattgaaaaaattacttttttttatatatgagttagaaaatattaaaaaaaatttaaaattaaatttgagaagttttaattataaaaatattaaaataataaaataattttataaattattttttttaataacatttaaaatgatacttttattcagaaaaataattttagatctctaattataatattaaataaatattttttttatatacatattaaaatatttaaaaattaaaaatttaaacaatCAATCAGTTTATTTTTCAAATTGAGAAAGTGTCTTGATTTGATCGTAAATTAATGAGATAAATTGACCCTTAAATGAAAATTCAAAGCAGAATATATTTTTAGCTAAATTTTATGCGTATGAATATTGTCAATTTCACATCATTCAAAAGACccaacaaaattttaattaattgtgaattttagcttaataatattaaatatctcTAAAATTTTGAAGTtatgaatatttttaaaattataaatttaaaaatcatatccaataataataaaaagattcAACAAATTTACACACAATTGAATGGTGATGGTGATGCCGtcggaaaaaaaaaatgtatgaaCCTCACTACGCAAAGCCAATTAATTAAGTGCGCGCAAGACACGACACtggaaattattattataatataaaattaagtgttcatttctcttttttttttttttaattttttagaaaggagagtatatatttccaaatatacaagttttaatatattattcATAATAGGATTAAAAAaacatgaaaaagaaaaatatcaaaactTTTTGCTATTTTACCTTaggtttaaaattatttttttaataaaattatgaatttaaatgtttttaaaaaaataattttattattttaatttttttaattaaaatttattaaatttaattttaaattaatttttaatacactataattaatatatttaaaaaattaattttttttaataataatttcaataataatattaaaaaaataaataaataatcagaTTAGATAAGATGTCTTTTCATTGTTTATAAATGTTTTTAATGGGTTTATAGCCCCTTTTTCTTTGTGAACATTCGCAGAAGTTGCAGACCCAGGTCAAAGTTTCTCAGCCCAACCCTACGCATACTTGTCAACCTTTCATCTGAGCTCCATTTCTCTCCACAaagtatgtgtatatatatatatatatatatatatatatatatatatatatatatatatataattaattatatcttCTGAAAATTTTTAATGTAAGGTTGCTTGCTCTGTACGTAAATTACACCAACCGTGttctaatttataaattattttattgtgattttaaactttaatttattatgataaaatatttaattttaattttatttaaaaaaaattcatctaACTATAGcagatttttaaatttaaaaaaaaaataaagtctatctcaaaaataaaattacattttattcttttttattattttttctcatttttataattaaattattaataattatttattaataaaattatttaattttatttattaatataattattaattatatatataatgtatTAATTAATTCTTATTATGTTTTGTACTGAGCTGACAATGTCAACTCGCTGAAAAATGTGGAAATGATGAGAAGAGGCCTTGAAAGAGGAGCAAGAATGGAGAACAAGTTTTGTTCAAGAAAATTTGTTACCTGAAATATCTCAGCTACCCACAatcaaaaaaaataatttgaataataataataataaatacttaataattgtaaaataaaataaaataaataattttattaataaataatcattaattaatttaattataaaaatgagagagaaaaagtgaatgaaaaaaaaaaataaaatgataagttTATTTTTGAGATAGAGATGAAAgaataattttatcttttttaacTCAGAACTTACCATTATAATATAAAAAGACTTTTTTTAAAACAAACctgtaattttattataataaattaaaattaaaagagaaaaataagCAATCTTCTATATTTAGAGATTGTTGATAtaatttactttttctttttttacctGCAAGTttcttgattattattattattattattattattagttaaaCCATAacgccaaaattgaaaaatttttcaaatgGGATGGAAGAAATTATtgggatattattattattattattattattattattattattattattattaatgaaaattcAATCTTCAATAGatgaataaaagaaattaaaaaaaaatccccaatacagagagagagagatattaTGGTTGTGCAGTTGAACCACAAAactttattgttattataaagaaattcaagtcactatcatgcACCTAATAAGCATACTCAAATAATCTTATCTacgtaataataaaaatatataattcaacaatttaataaaaataataattaaatttttttatatttttaatttaaaataaaaatatggctGAAACAGTGTGAAGGTGAGAGGTGAGAAAATGAGAGGATGAAATGTTGAGAGGGAAAGTACGATGGTCGTTCAAGTGAAGCTACGATCTAAAGAGTAGcgtattatttggaaattattagttttaaaaaaatagagAGAAATTTCACCACGCATTTTAGGTCAataaaatttacttttttttttttaaataatttttgtgtTGGGTTATGATTGAggcaattttattatttaaaattaaaaggttTATCTATAAATGAGAATTcatgtaaatatttaaatattaaatgtttttaatttaattggtaTTTATATAAGTATGACTTATTATATTTATGTAATCTTAATCTTCGAATTtagaataaataattaatattttattataaattaaattttaattttcaaaaattaacaattatttatgaaaaaaaatcTCATTcacttattttaaattttagtttttttttataaaaataagaaaatatttcattatatAGAAATTGATTACAAATCAAAAGTATAAATCcaacatattatatttttatacaaataaaatcaaccaatcatataaaaagtgtaaaaagtttaaaaaatttgaCAACATTAACAAAGCATGTAAATCGACCGATAAGCAAACTGCGCACTTTACTCATTTTTTTACAAGTTTCACCAAATAACCTCCTATTTATATCTCTTACAGAAGAAAAATTTATACTTTATTGAgtgtttttcttaaaaaaatataaaatatctcaataaaaagaaaaaattaataaaaaaaaaaaaattaataaaaagaaagAGATTGCCACCCATAAAAATACACACCAGTAGTcacttaaaagaaaaattaaagagaaaaaaatttaaaggaaagGCAGAGCTTTCATTTAAATTTAAGTTGAGATAACATATAAACACGAAATCATCACATCATCTTTACAGCATAAATATTGTTTGACTTAATCAACGGTGGTATTGTGTCCATAGATTTGATCTTTTGACTAAAAGATTAAGTTACCAATTGAAAAGCCTAATAAAAAGAGAACCAACTTAATTTTTCAATGAAGATGTTGGAAAGTTGAGGTCTCATTTTTCCATCCTGTGGTGTTAATTTGTCCATGTAACAATATTTTGATGCTAAAGTAATCACTAATCCTTCTCCTTCTCACTAATTTTTGAATTCTGATTtctctttatttaatttaaaatataaatttttaattaaaattttcactcaaaattttataattttagagacgattttattataaaattaattaattaagataagattttatttataattttttttatttcattaaaattattagCTACTCTTCATTGATGatacaataaataaatgaaattagtgCAATGAATTAATAGATGCATGCATTAGACTTTCTATCACCAATgacaaaatgaaaaatgaaaaatgaaaaattcttGGTGGATGACCTAATTATGCCTTAATAGGTGTCCACATTAGACTTTCCTTTCCCTTTGCAAGGAAAAAATCTAGAACACGTGTCAACCATGAGTGCATGTTCTAACCAATTAATTATGGACCCCAAGAAATTAAAGAAAGATTCCAACTAAGTAAAATATTGctataatttccatcaaagtttAGACAAAAAGTTGATAGCGAAATAgggtaatttaattaaaaattgtaaattttttattaattatgaaatgtatttttttataataaaactttttatccaaattataataaaactttaaaaaataaaaaaaaattcttaaattttattcaCTATAATTTAAGGAATAAATATGTGCATGTATTTAATAGACAATAGtgaatgtgaaaaaaaaaaatttatatgctGAAAAGTGGACAACAGCTTTATTGTATGGTCAAACTATAAGAACATCGGTGTAACAATGGAATTACATAAAAATGAATCACACTCACGACtaattaattaatgtaattttttCATCACAATCTAATGCAAGAAAGCTACAACGATCGACAAGAAGGTGGCGGAGAGACCCGCGACGCTCAGGGACCTAGCAGAGCTGTCTGGTGGAGGAGGGGCGGTAGTTGGAGATGGGGAAGATGGAGTTGTGGAGGATGGTGGTGTGGTGGTGCCGCTGCCGGTGACATTGATGGCTAGCTTTTGGCCAGCAGAGCAGTGACCGGAGATGGTACAAATGTAGAAATGCTCACCGGCAGTGAGAGTGATTCTTGTTGGTGCGGTGGTATTGAGAGAGATTGGGTTATTGGTATTGCATGAGTCATAATTTTCCTTTGTCACCTCAGCCACATCATGTGCTCCACTGTTATAGTTGAAAACTGCAAAAACAATGAACaaggaaaaaaattagaaaaataaaagatcTAACTTGTTTTGGTTGTTTAACTTTTTTAAACAAAAATATTGAGCTCTTTATCGTTCCGATTCGTaataaaatacaagtttataaaaGTATAAGTCTGCATTCTTACCAAGAATGTCATTAACAGAAAAGTCTTGGTTTGAAGCCCAATTGGTATACAATGCAGCATCCCCAGTCGGAATAGTCCAGCCTGTGTTATCACCAACGGTATGTTGTGTCTGAGCCACAGAGCTCTGAATCAAAGCAGCGATAACAACTGCTGCGAGAAATGCCATGCTTGATTTTCTTGCCATTGGGATGAGTTCTGAAGGTCAGGTCGCCCCCTGTAATATGGTTTTACTCTGTTTCTGTCCTGTTAAGGGAGACTCTGTTTTCCCTGAGTGTGTAAGCAAATGCTTGTGGCCTTTCCAATTTATAGAAAGTGTGTTGAGGCCTCAGGACA encodes:
- the LOC110661242 gene encoding stellacyanin, with product MARKSSMAFLAAVVIAALIQSSVAQTQHTVGDNTGWTIPTGDAALYTNWASNQDFSVNDILVFNYNSGAHDVAEVTKENYDSCNTNNPISLNTTAPTRITLTAGEHFYICTISGHCSAGQKLAINVTGSGTTTPPSSTTPSSPSPTTAPPPPDSSARSLSVAGLSATFLSIVVAFLH